The DNA segment CGCCTTTCGGCAGGGATCGGTAAAATCGCTTTGATGTTTCTACTATCTTCGAAACGGACTTCTAGATCCATAGACCGCCACTAACCGCCTGATTACGCCGATCGCGGTGTATGACATCTCCACTGTGTGTCGATCGTCATCTCCGGCGTTGCCGATAGGGATAGACTTATGCCGAAACAGATCTTTTTCTACGATAAGAAAAAATGCCTGGGCGGACCGGGCGCAACTGACCCACAATGTCAGAGACCAACACCCGATTTCGATCACACGCACAGACGCGTACCGCACGCGACGAGCAGCTTGAGCGCTCCGAAGAGACGGACGGCGAGTTGATCTGTCCCGAATGCGGTGCGACCGGGATCGCCGTCGAGAAGCGCGGTGAAACCGTCTGCGAGGAATGTGGCATCGTCATCGAAGACGACATGATCGATCACGGACCCGAGTGGCGGGCCTTCGACTCCCGGGAGCGCGATCGGAAATCCCGCGTCGGCGCGCCCTCGACGAACACGCTGCACGACAAGGGGCTCTCGACGAAGATCGACTGGAAGGACAGCGACGCGACCGGCTCGTCGCTGTCGGCACGCAAGCGCTCCCAGATGGTCCGGCTGCGCACCTGGGACGAGCGGTTCCGAGCCAAAAGCGCCCGCGAGCGCAACCTCAAGCAGGCGCTCGGCGAGATCGACCGCATGGCCTCGGCACTGGGCCTGCCGGAGAACGTTCGCGAGACCGCGGGCGTCATCTACCGGAAGGCACTGTACGACGACCTGCTGCCCGGCCGGTCGATCGAGGCGATGGCGACGGCGTCGCTGTACGCCGCTGCGCGGCAGGCCAACACGCCACGCAGCCTCGACGAGTTCCAGCCGATCAGCCGCGTCGACCGCCAGGAGTACGCCCGCGCGTATCGCTACCTCGGGCGCGAGCTTGGACTCGCGATCGAGCCGGCCGATCCCGCGAAGTACCTCCCCCGGTTCGCCTCGGAACTCGACGTGCCGGAGGCAGTTGAACGCCGCGCCAGGGAGCTGATCGAGACCGGGAAGGCCCAGGGCGTCCACTCCGGAAAGTCACCCGTCGGACTGGCCGCCGGCGCGCTGTACGCCGGTGCCCTGTTGAGCAACGAACGGATCACCCAGCAGACGATCGCCGAAGCGACTGACGTCAGCGAAGTGACGATCCGAAACCGGTATCAGGAACTCCTCGACGCACACGAGCAAGCCGAGCAAACCGGATAGCGGCGACTGCCCGTCCAAACGATAACGACGACCGGAACGCCCGATCAGCGCATCTCCTCGAGCGAACAGAAGTCCTCGGCGTCGGCGGTGAGCCAGTGGGTCGAGCGGTCGTCGTCACTCATCCCCGGTGCGTCGAGATACAGCGTCACGCGATCACCGTCGCGTACCACCCGCACCGTGCCGGTCGACACACTCTCGCTGTCGAACGATCCGTCCTGCGGCGCGTGGTGGATTTCACCCATACATGTGGATTCTTCAGGAACGTTGATAATGATATCGAAACGGGACCGTCGATCCGGACTCGCTTTCCCGTCACTCGAAGTCGCCGAGTCCCGTCTGTCGATCCGGGGTAACCTTTTCGATCACGCCGGGATCGTCGTTCGTCGGATCGTTGACTCGCGTCGAGATCGGATACGACTGCCACTGTTCGGCCGGTGAGGGCTCAAGTAGTCCCTGGTGTGTTTCGGGATCCGCGTTGGACAGCCACGTCGCCTCCTCGTCGGGATCCAAGACGGCTGCCATCCGGTCGTGTAACGGCTCGACGACGGCGTTCGGCTCGGTCGTGACGACGGTGACGGTCTCTTTGACCTGCTCTCCCGATTCCCAGCGTTCGAACAACCCCGCCATCGCGAAGGGCTCGCCGTCCACCCGTTCCACGCGATAGGGCTGGCTCCCGCCGCGAGTATCCCGCCACTCGTAGAACCCGTCTGCCAGGACGAGACAGCGACGCCGTTCGAACGCCTCGGCGAACGTCGGTTTCTCGGTGACCGTCTCTGCGCGGGCGTTGATCGGTTGCGGAGCACCGTCGGGGTCGTCGACCCAGGACGGGATCAGTCCCCACTCCAGCAGGTCGATCGTGTCGGGCGCGTCGTTGCGGACGACGGCAAGATCTTCACGCGGAGCGATGTTGTATCGCGGCTCCAGGGGCTGGTCGGCCGTCGCGTCGAAGCGGGCTTGCACGACCGACTGGGGCGCGAACAGTGAGGTACGACCACACATATCTCGCCGTTAGGTTCGTGGCTCAATAGAGCCGTCGCTACCCCCTATCAGCGAACGGCAGAAGTACCGAGACCGCCCTACAGCAGTTCGGTGACGTCGTCGTGGTCCTCGATCTCGACGCCCTCGTCGGTGACGACGGCGAAGTAGATGCCGTTGCCGGAGCCGGTGTCGCGTTCGGTCGCGGCGTTGACCGCCCGCGCCGCCAGGTCCTTGGCCTCCTCGATGGACAGCTCCGGATCGTACTCGCCCTCCAGCGCACCGTGCGCCAGCTGCATCCCGCTGCCGGTGACGGTGTAGTCGTCCTTCATGACGCCGCCGGCGGGATCGATGCTGTAGACGTGACTGCCGTCCTCGTCGACGCCGCCGAGGATCGGGTTGATCGCGATGAACGGGCCGCCGCGGGCGAAGTTACCCGCGAGCGTCGCCAGCGCGTGGATGCTCATCGGTTCGTCCCGTCGTGCCTCATAGAGGTTCGACTCGACGCGGAGCGAGCGAATGAACGACTGTGCGCCGCCGACGCTGCCCACGAGCGTCAGGGCTGCGGTCGGGTGGATCTGCTCGACCTTCTGGACGTTCTTGTTCGAGACGAAGCGTCCGCCGAGGCTGGCGCGCTTGTCCGTGGCGATCACGACGCCGTCGTCGGTCGCGATACCGACGGTCGTCGTCCCGGTCTTTGCGACCGGCTCGTCGTCGGCTTCGGGGACGTCCTCGAAGCCGCCGAGTTCGGGTTCGTAGGGTGCGAAGTCGTTATTCATCGTCGTCACCTCCGAGGTCGCGGTCGTCGATGTGCTCGGCCAGCGTCGCCTCGTCGACCGCCTCGACCTGTGCGGACTCGACTGGGACGGTCGTCATCTCGACGCCCGAGGCGGTAAGGCCGTCCTCGCTGGCTTCCGCAAGTGCTTCCAGCGCGAGGCCGATTCCCTCCTCGAGCGTCAGATCGTCCTCGTAGTTGTCCTCGAGGTGGGATTGGCTGTCCTCGCGGCCGCCGCCGACGGCGGTCGCCTGCCACTCGTAGGGCGTCCCCGACGGGTCGGTCTCGAACAGACGCGGCTCGCCGTCCTCGACGCCACCGATCAACAGCGCGACGCCGAACGGTCGCGCGCCCCCGGTCTGAGTGTACTCCTGGATGTGGTCGGTGACTGCCTTCGTCAGCGTCTCGACGCCGATCGACTCGTCGTAGCGGAGGTTGTCGATCTGTGCGCGACGCCGGGCGAAGTCGATCAGCTTCCGGGCGTCGGCCACGTGGCCCGCGCTGGCCAGCGCGATGTGGTCGTCGACGCCGTGGATCTTTTCGATACTCTCCTGTTCGATCAGCGGGGATCGAGCCCGCCGGTCGGCCGCCAGGACGACGCCTTCGGGCGTTCGGACGCCGACGCTGGCACTGCCGCGTTTGACTGCCTCGCGTGCGTACTCGACCTGATAGAGCCGGCCGTCCGGCGAGAAGATAGTGATCCCCCGGTCGTAGGCCTGCTGTTCGTGATTTCCTTGCATTGTGACGGTGTTCACTCCGGGTTAGGGGGCGACGTACATAAATCTTTTAGAAAGGTATAAGTATTTGGTTGGGTTGCGGTCGCTAGTACAACGAGAGGTCACCGGTCACGGCGTCGACGCGATCCTCGGCGGCCGGACCCACGGCCAGTGCTGTCACGGTTCCGGGTTCGAGTTGGGTGTGGCCGGCGTCCCGGACGATGGCGTGGGGGATCCCCTCGGTTTCGGCTTTGTCGGCGAGTTCGAACAACTGGGATTCGCCGTCGGCCTGGAGGACGATCTTCTTCTGGCCGCTGCCTTTCCATTCTTTGCGCGTGCTCGCAGTGGCGTCCTCGTAGGCCGACAGCGAGGCGTGGGCGACCTGGGCCGCCAGCTTGCCCTCGCCCATGCCCAGATCGGCGCGAGCGACGATTGCCTGTTTCATACATACGGATACCGGCGGCTCGGTATATCTGTGTTCACTTGGCGCGTCAGGCGGTCGCGGATATCGATAATTTTTCCTTTGTATTCGATATTTGAATAGATATGATCGATCGGGCGCTTTGGATCCCGGAAGGGTTCTTCGAAGCCCGCCGTGATCGGATGAACGGCTTTCGGGCTACTGGTCTCGCGTTCGGCGTCGCCTTACTGTTGACAGCGTTGTCGGGTGTGGCCCTACGGCTGCTCGCCCGCCAGATGACGGGAACGACCGAAATCGACAATCCCGGTCGTCCGTCTGAAATGACGTGTGAAGCGTTTCACGGGGACACACAGCCGAGCGGCTGTGACGAACCGGCAACGATAACAGTCGAGGTTGGAGAGCTGTTCTGGGAGACCGCTGTTGAGCAACTTCCGGCACTGTTCTTTGGGGTGTTACTCCTCTGGTTGTTCACCGGTGTCGGGCTACACCTCCTTGCCGGTGGACACGTCGGAGAGGGATCGTTCGGACAGACGCTGGAGGTTGTCGCGTGGTCGATGCTGATCAACGTCCTCTCAGTTGCGATCAGTGCTGGTCTGTTGTGGCTTGCCTCACAGCAGGTCGATCTCGCCGTCTCTTCCCCCGGGCGACTGCTCTCACAGATGCGGCGAGTGACCACGACACTGCCGGGAATCGGTGCTCGGGTGGTCCAGGGTCTCGCACTCGTCGCCCAGGTCGGCGTCTGGACCGCCGGACTTACAGTTGTCCACCGCAACGAGCGTGCGGTCGCCGCTGTCGGTTCAGTCATCGTCGGCACGGTATCCCTTGCCCTCCTGTTCATTTGATAATCGGTCTGTCCGGTGGTCCTCATGCGGACCTGTCTGACACTCCCTCTGCCCTCTGTCTGAGTCTATCTTTTCTCGGCATCGAGAGCGGGACGCTTTAGACCGCTGGGGTTCCGAATACGGGTATGATCCTCTCCGACGCGGACATCGTCCGTCGCCTCGAAAACGGCGATCTGGTCGTCGAACCGCTCGACGATCCGGACATCCAGATCCAGCCCGCGAGCGTCGACCTTCGGCTCGGCCGGGAGTTCCTGGAGTTCCAGCGGACGAACATCCCGAGCATCCATCCGAACAGCGAGCAGGAAGTCGAGGAATACGTCGAGGAAACCGTCGTCGAGGACGGCGAGGAGTTCATTCTCCACCCCGGCGATTTCGTGCTCGGGACGACCTACGAGCGCGTCGAGATTCCGCCGGACCTGATCGCCCACGTCGAAGGCCGGTCGTCGCTGGGCCGGCTGGCGATCGTCGTCCACGCGTCACTCCCGCACGACGAGGAAGTGTTCCTGTGGACACCGACGGATGGGTTCGGGTTTTACGAGATCGGTGACATCGTCGAAAACGAACGCCCAGCACGAGCTGTGGCGTTCGATCCGCAGACACTTCGGGTCAGCACGCACCGTGTTACCGATTACATTACGAATCCAACACAACGAATATACCGGGTTACGCTCGACTCGGGACGACAGGTTCACGTGACGAAAGATCACAACCTGTTTACACTCGATAGAGACGGTGGCGTCACCCGGATACCTAGTGAAGACGCTGAAGGAACGCAGGTTATGGTCCCGAAACAACTGCCAAGATCACCGACCGAACAGCGTTCGGTCGACATTCTCGATCACGTTGAGCCGACGGAAACGACGCTATATGCCACAGACGGGTTCGGATGGGTCGATGCTGCGGGCATGGCACAGGGTTCGGAGCGACATTACGATGCCAACGGAAGCGCGCCGATGGAAGCGGTACCGAAGATCACGATGCCGGACGATGTTGAAGTCGCGTTCCGACAGAGCGACTATCGTCTCCCGCGTGAACTCCCATTGACCCGCGAATTCGGCTGGATGCTCGGGTTCTATATCGCGGAAGGGTCGGCTCGACGAAAGCAGATCCAGGTGGCAAACACCGAACGACAGTACCTCACACGATTTAGAGAGTTCTTCGAACAGTACGACGCGTCGATTTCGATTCGAGAAACTGATCGTCTCACACGACTTACTATCTGTTCAGCGCTCTGGTCTGCGGTTATTCGTAGTCTCTCAGGTGCCGGCAGCGAGAAAACGATCCCCACGTCGGCATTTAGCTGGCCCCGTGATACCCTCGAAGGGCTACTTGAAGGGTTGCTCGATGGAGACGGCTGCCGTCGCGATGAGCGTGATACCTTCTATACTGCCAACGAGGAGTTAGCGAACAAGGTCATGTATCTCGCGGCTCGCCTTGGAAAGGTCGGCTCC comes from the Halapricum desulfuricans genome and includes:
- a CDS encoding SOS response-associated peptidase yields the protein MCGRTSLFAPQSVVQARFDATADQPLEPRYNIAPREDLAVVRNDAPDTIDLLEWGLIPSWVDDPDGAPQPINARAETVTEKPTFAEAFERRRCLVLADGFYEWRDTRGGSQPYRVERVDGEPFAMAGLFERWESGEQVKETVTVVTTEPNAVVEPLHDRMAAVLDPDEEATWLSNADPETHQGLLEPSPAEQWQSYPISTRVNDPTNDDPGVIEKVTPDRQTGLGDFE
- a CDS encoding DUF7511 domain-containing protein codes for the protein MGEIHHAPQDGSFDSESVSTGTVRVVRDGDRVTLYLDAPGMSDDDRSTHWLTADAEDFCSLEEMR
- a CDS encoding transcription initiation factor IIB; this encodes MSETNTRFRSHAQTRTARDEQLERSEETDGELICPECGATGIAVEKRGETVCEECGIVIEDDMIDHGPEWRAFDSRERDRKSRVGAPSTNTLHDKGLSTKIDWKDSDATGSSLSARKRSQMVRLRTWDERFRAKSARERNLKQALGEIDRMASALGLPENVRETAGVIYRKALYDDLLPGRSIEAMATASLYAAARQANTPRSLDEFQPISRVDRQEYARAYRYLGRELGLAIEPADPAKYLPRFASELDVPEAVERRARELIETGKAQGVHSGKSPVGLAAGALYAGALLSNERITQQTIAEATDVSEVTIRNRYQELLDAHEQAEQTG
- the psmB gene encoding archaeal proteasome endopeptidase complex subunit beta → MNNDFAPYEPELGGFEDVPEADDEPVAKTGTTTVGIATDDGVVIATDKRASLGGRFVSNKNVQKVEQIHPTAALTLVGSVGGAQSFIRSLRVESNLYEARRDEPMSIHALATLAGNFARGGPFIAINPILGGVDEDGSHVYSIDPAGGVMKDDYTVTGSGMQLAHGALEGEYDPELSIEEAKDLAARAVNAATERDTGSGNGIYFAVVTDEGVEIEDHDDVTELL
- the pth2 gene encoding peptidyl-tRNA hydrolase Pth2, whose amino-acid sequence is MKQAIVARADLGMGEGKLAAQVAHASLSAYEDATASTRKEWKGSGQKKIVLQADGESQLFELADKAETEGIPHAIVRDAGHTQLEPGTVTALAVGPAAEDRVDAVTGDLSLY
- a CDS encoding YIP1 family protein is translated as MIDRALWIPEGFFEARRDRMNGFRATGLAFGVALLLTALSGVALRLLARQMTGTTEIDNPGRPSEMTCEAFHGDTQPSGCDEPATITVEVGELFWETAVEQLPALFFGVLLLWLFTGVGLHLLAGGHVGEGSFGQTLEVVAWSMLINVLSVAISAGLLWLASQQVDLAVSSPGRLLSQMRRVTTTLPGIGARVVQGLALVAQVGVWTAGLTVVHRNERAVAAVGSVIVGTVSLALLFI
- the psmA gene encoding archaeal proteasome endopeptidase complex subunit alpha; the encoded protein is MQGNHEQQAYDRGITIFSPDGRLYQVEYAREAVKRGSASVGVRTPEGVVLAADRRARSPLIEQESIEKIHGVDDHIALASAGHVADARKLIDFARRRAQIDNLRYDESIGVETLTKAVTDHIQEYTQTGGARPFGVALLIGGVEDGEPRLFETDPSGTPYEWQATAVGGGREDSQSHLEDNYEDDLTLEEGIGLALEALAEASEDGLTASGVEMTTVPVESAQVEAVDEATLAEHIDDRDLGGDDDE
- a CDS encoding dCTP deaminase domain-containing protein, whose translation is MFLWTPTDGFGFYEIGDIVENERPARAVAFDPQTLRVSTHRVTDYITNPTQRIYRVTLDSGRQVHVTKDHNLFTLDRDGGVTRIPSEDAEGTQVMVPKQLPRSPTEQRSVDILDHVEPTETTLYATDGFGWVDAAGMAQGSERHYDANGSAPMEAVPKITMPDDVEVAFRQSDYRLPRELPLTREFGWMLGFYIAEGSARRKQIQVANTERQYLTRFREFFEQYDASISIRETDRLTRLTICSALWSAVIRSLSGAGSEKTIPTSAFSWPRDTLEGLLEGLLDGDGCRRDERDTFYTANEELANKVMYLAARLGKVGSLYSRERKQYIEMSDVEWEGEMWSVDVSGERHKRGQYVPVPSRYLRELRKQAGLTMDEAAELMGYSSKSSISNVENEEYDTIKRDTLRRFCDAYSEAGVDTARLDQILDGGVRFEEVVSVEETERVEPTYDLEVQPNGKTIENFLGGRGGVFLSNTAGLCDPGYKGQITLELSNLGTAPVALSPGMRISQLTFTELKSPADRPYGEERGSKYQDQEGPQASKIQGDREFGGDQ